From the Euphorbia lathyris chromosome 6, ddEupLath1.1, whole genome shotgun sequence genome, one window contains:
- the LOC136231963 gene encoding probable WRKY transcription factor 65: MKALLSNSLIMEGRKFHNIHDQHHNNNYDNNTESGPDSPPSTFLNDFKITSSTSTSPKRSKRAIQKRVISVPLKDVEGARLKGETAPPPSDSWAWRKYGQKPIKGSPYPRGYYRCSSSKGCPARKQVERSRVDPSMLVVTYSCEHNHPWPPPSKSHHHHHHHNNASTKSNTTTTTPKPEISTPPRIQENPEPEPAPTPEHEEKFTDLGDESLISRDEFSWFGEMETTSSTILESPIFADDRSTAEAEAEAGLFFPMREEDESLFADLGELPECSTVFRHHRGADPQVQIC, from the exons ATGAAGGCCCTCCTATCTAATTCATTAATTATGGAAGGAAGAAAATTCCACAACATTCACGATCAACATCACAATAATAATTATGATAATAATACTGAAAGTGGTCCTGATTCTCCCCCTTCTACCTTccttaacgacttcaaaatCACTTCTTCTACTTCCACTTCCCCTAAACGAAG CAAACGGGCAATTCAGAAAAGAGTAATCTCAGTGCCGCTCAAGGACGTCGAAGGCGCACGGCTCAAGGGCGAGACTGCTCCTCCGCCGTCCGATTCTTGGGCTTGGAGGAAGTATGGCCAGAAACCCATCAAAGGTTCCCCTTATCCTAG AGGATATTACAGGTGTAGTAGTTCAAAGGGTTGTCCGGCGAGAAAACAAGTAGAGAGGAGTCGGGTCGACCCGTCTATGTTAGTAGTTACTTATTCATGTGAGCACAACCACCCTTGGCCACCGCCTTCAAAATCCCACCACCATCATCACCACCACAACAACGCCTCCACCAAATCCAACACTACTACTACTACACCCAAACCCGAAATCTCCACACCACCTCGGATTCAAGAAAACCCGGAACCCGAACCTGCACCCACACCCGAACACGAAGAGAAGTTCACTGATCTTGGAGATGAATCACTTATAAGTAGAGATGAATTTAGCTGGTTCGGAGAAATGGAAACCACCTCCTCCACCATTCTCGAAAGCCCCATTTTTGCCGACGACAGGAGCACGGCGGAAGCAGAGGCGGAGGCGGGGTTGTTTTTTCCTATGAGAGAAGAGGATGAGTCACTCTTTGCTGATCTTGGGGAGTTACCGGAGTGTTCGACGGTGTTCCGGCACCACCGTGGAGCCGACCCGCAAGTCCAGATCTGCTGA